In the Anolis sagrei isolate rAnoSag1 chromosome 1, rAnoSag1.mat, whole genome shotgun sequence genome, TATTTTTTTTCCATGAGagttcatgctaaaataaaaactaGTTAGTTTTAAAGGTGCTTCTATATTCCTTTCCTTTCGGGGACAGAGCATCGAAACAGCACTGCAGAAATTATCTGAACTGGTCCAAGATTTTGCTGTACATCTGGCAAGGAATATCCAGAggtagtttgccattgccttcctctgaatataGCCTGCAACACCTGGTATTCCTTTGTGGTCTCCAGTTCAAGTAATAAGCAAGCCTGACtctgcttatcttccaagatctGGTGTCTGCAAGGCATCATTTAAAACATCCAGACAATTTCGGAATCTGAGAAGGCAAAGTACAGGGGAAACAGAATTGGATGGGAGTAATTCAGTGGCATAGTTCCATTGTTTTCCAGCGCTCATCTATAACAGGAGCAAAACAAACATAGAGCTTATCATGCTCAATCACAGTTCTGATTCTCATGTATTGTGATCCATTCATTGCATGCCCTCCCCAAGAAAGCTCACCTGGTGACCACACTCTTATCTTTTTGGCAACACTAAATAATTCCTTTTCCTCCAGGATTCTAGAACTCATAATTGAAGCTGGTCATAATTGGAATGCCCACTGAGTTgcattatgttttaaaatatatttatattgcactTTCATCATGTGTGCACATTCTTTTTCTACGTAATTTACTGTGTGTTGTGTTTTACATTAATATAACTTGAATTATTGCTAGATTaaacatataataaatacaacaaaaagttaaactgttacatttttatttttattaaaaataaaacacactaaaTCTACAGATTTCACACACATTTTTAGTTTCATTTCCAATTCACAATTACTGAAATTGTGAAATCATCACTACATTTTGTCCAGactgttttttaaaagacaataTTTGGAGTACATAAATAGAAATTTTAAGTataaatacagtaacaaaataaacgGATGTATGTGTTTAATAAATTAATTATAAATATGTTGACAATGAAGTGCTAGGTCAAGAAAATAGTAatgtttcctttcattttctgtACAGAACTGTACTACTATATACAACAATCTTTAAGAATGATCTGCAAAAGGCTGTTTTCTCTCGTTTCCACATCTGGTCATTCACTATTTTTCTACATTAGAAAACTGATATGTACAAAATTTCTATGAAATATTTACtcatagtaatatataacaccCTTTAATTGAAATtagtaataatttaaaacaaaacatctcCTACTGGTAAGAATAACTTACTTTACTTTAATAAAAGGTATGGACATGTGTAGCTGCACAAAATTGCTTAATCCTATAGTGAAGTTCTAATTGTGGTTCTttttgggccgggctttagcacagcaggttaatcacctgCTGCAATAtatcttgccaatcaaaaagttggcagttcaaagcccgggttgAGGGTGAACACTTCAACCAAGCTCATTGTCCATCTAGCAGATTGAAATCAGCTgagggtagataaataggtactgcttaagtggggaggtattttaatggcacAAGGAAATATCAGAAAAATGCCAGCGATTCGAttaaaggaggaagtctgtgaacagGGCTCTTCGGCATGGTAGATCGAGCGTCATTCCCCTGCCCCCAATGGCTGGAATCAAGCGCAACCTCCAAGACACCAaaaatgggaaaagcctatatacttCTATGTACTGTGTCTGTCCTGTCAGTGTATAgcagtattgaatgtttgtgatctgccctgagtcccctttggggtgataagggcacaatataaatactgtaaataaatttctTAGTATGGCTGGGGAACTGTGGACCCCTTTCCCTatatcggtggttctcaacctgtggatccccgcatgttttggccttcaactctcagaaatcctaacagctggtaagctggctgggatttctgggagttataggccaaaacatctggggacccaaaggttgagcaccactgcccTATATTGTTGGGCTCCAATGATCATCTTTACCATCCTACTGACCAATGCAAAAGAATTATGGGAATACCAGCAGTTTGTCAGTTTTTGAGGCGATGCAGATTCTTACCCTTTTGAGAAAATATAATTAATTACCTgttcatttattttttgtttcccCAAATTGAACCCTATTTGTGTTTTCTGACGATGTTATCACTTTAAATGTTTATAGCTTCACTGCTTGAAAAAAGCGTGTGTGCTATTTAACAGTAGACATTGGCTTGCTAAAAAATAGCACAGAGTCTGTTTAATTTCTCTAATTTACTAGGGACCAATATTAGTCCTGATCCATGTCAGTCATCTTTCAATAGCAGTGGTAGAGATTGTGAAAAGTCCAGCAATGGTCCCATTTAGTGCAGTCACTGAAATCAAGAGGATTTATGTTAGTAATGACTAACATGCAATTCAATCATTTCAGTGAGTTTACTCTAACTGGAGCTGATATCAGTAAAATGTATTGTTTCCTgaagatctttttaaaaatttttttacTTGTTCCTATTTTATATCTAACACTAGTGCACATAAGGAGGAGAAATGATTCTCCTTTGAATGAACAGTATTTACTACCTGTCATGAAGTGATCAAAAGAAATAATGACCCTGTACAATATTCATGATCCTATCCTCCAAACAAGCACCAGAACAGAAGGATTTCCTGTCCTCTGCATTTGTCATTCCTAAATTTAACAGCAcctgttaggaagaactttccttaattctgtgtgtgtttgtgtgcatgcatgcacatgtgtgtgcatatacccCATTTTGCTGTGTCAGTTTTCTTAGGAGTAGTATTATCACTTGCTTGACAAGGACAGTACGACATCTAACATGGCCTTATGTTTTAGATATCACAACTAGAAATACTGTGCTTGCTTGCTGGTGTTGTTTTCTGGGGACTATAGGTAAAGTTACAGAGCCTTCATTATTTCCCAAAGCTAGGACTCTGTACCGATGCCACTTCTGAAGTGAGGCCAAAAGGGTCCATGCTGTCAGTTTCAAGGCGTGAACTGAAAATATCCGATTCATAATGCTGCCTGGTGTCGCCATACTCTCCAAAGTCTGCAGACTCCACTGGCACAGTGTTGATCATCGGCAAGAaatgagacaaaggaagaaaatcTTTCCCTTTGAATTGCTGTCTTTGTCTGGCATTACTTAGGGAGACCAAAACTCCATATTTCTTTGACTTGTAGATGTTATAACCATCTGGACGCATCTCCTCTTCAAAGGAACAGTCTTCTGCGGAATATCTGAGCTGAACATCAAGGGGCAAAGGTAAATATGTGGGGTGaataattattttcaaaaataGCACACCAAATACTCAGGTGAAGTGTCATTTCTCTTATTCTTATTGGCTAGAAAGCAGAAACATTTTAAAGAGAGCAGATCACATCATATTAATCAACACTTCCctagctgggaagccctggtttCAGTGTTGTTAAATGATGTTTAGTCAGCTTTAAACAACATGAATGGGAGGCATCCTAAAAGTCCTGTTATGAACAGTCTTGCTCAGGGCTTGCATACTCAAAtatgtgtcttcctttactgagTGTCCTTTCCATTTTAAAAGGTAATTTGTACAAAAAGTAGCATTTACAAATTATTCTTGCTTTTGGCATGGATGGGGGATTGGTGTGgattttcttttgtatatttttttcagTCTGTGCATTAAGAATCAATAatttattttaccatcctgtgggaggctcctctcatgtccccacaagggaaACTGGAGcagacagacagaagctcaccccgcttgaatctggggagtgaggtgagctcctgtttgtcagctccagcttcctttttggggacatgagaaaagcctcccacaggatggtaaaacatgcaggtgtaccctgggcaacgtccttgcagacagcaagtttctcaagttgctcctgacacgaataataataataataataataataataataataatttgtatggtGTTATTTACAAGTCCCAGCTGTTAAATACAAACAATGGCAACAAGGTGCAGAGACAGAAAAATTGAGGCAGCATGGTAAAACAGCTGTTATGCAGaacttgggatgcatctacacggtgaaatgaatgcagtttgacaccactgtaactgccatggctcaatgctatggaatcctgggagttgtagttttagaatgcCTTTagctctctctgccaaagagtgctggtgcctcaccaaactacagctcccaggatttcctagcattgagccatggcagttacagtggagtcaaactgcattcattccacagtgtaggagCACCCTTAGTTCTGAATGAGGTCATGGAGTGGCCTTTCCATGACCCAATCAGACAGGCAAAGTGTTGTCAGCATAACCTAGTTATGTTCTTGGTTCAGGATTACTACGCCATGTGGGCTAGGGAAGAGTGGGCATCTACTACATTTTCTGGCTCTCTGAACATTCATGGACTGTACACTGCTGGTCTTCCCCAAAAAACTAGAAGTGAAATTAGATTCAACAGATTTGACATTGCCATAATGTTTGGTAAGATAGAaggcaacaggaaaaaaaattaaagaatgcattccagatggatagactcaatcaagggaACAACATCCCCGAATCTACAGGACCCAAGCAGAGCTGTTGTGGATAAGGTAACTTGGAAGCCTCTTATTCAGGGTGTCACCGTAAGATGAAGTCGACTTGATGacagctaacaacaacaaaaacaaacattgtATATTATCTGTTCTTGGCGGGCGGGGGAGTCTGAATATGTATTAAATTTAAAACTAtctttttggagggttttttttaaattgaggtTGGGGGTGTCATTGAGGTTTATAATATTAGGCTGTTGGATTTGCTCTCTTGATTTTGACTATTCTATGCAATGAAGCACCAGAGGATACAGCCAGAATCCAAATGGAGGAAGGTTCAATGCACCCATTTCTACTGTAGGGCATCATTACCTTTCAACCTGCCCAGTGGCACTTAGCAAAGTGTTCCCAAGTGAAGGGGATACAGTCCACAATGCCCCTATCCATGATGaactaatatatatgtatataatttaaATAACAGTGAACACAGTTTATGTGTCAACATTTAAGATGCACATATGAAATGTTACTTTCTCATAGATGTGAACCACCAGTGTAACATATAATCCATTGAGAAATTCCCACttcctttgaaaaagaaaaaaagaaggatttATTGTATAATAAAGCAGATAGCTGATTTTACATATATTCTGCATGTTGAGTCCTAAAGCATGTTTGCTAATGTAAGAGGACTAGCTTATCAATAATTTGATGGTCGTTTCAGGGTGATCCGTGTCTTTTATGCCCGTGTTTTCTTTTAAACCTGGTGTTATTCTGGTTCAGTCATTGGAGGTGACTGACCTCTTGGCCAGCAGAGTATTGCTGATTGCGTATAGGGCCAAGATAAGGGAGAGGCTGTTCCTGCATGAACTCTTTACCTGTCAAAGACCTATGCCACACTTTCTTTGTACACATGCCCAACATTTGAGAGCAGAACTGCTTTGATGAGTCCAAACATTCTCAAAATGCTAACTGAGCTGCCAGATGTCGCGAGAACATGTTTTGTTGTTTAACAAGATTGGTTAAATGTCTTCAAATTGGCAGTACAGCCATGCAAGTTATTAAACTCTGCTCTTTCACAGAAGTGGGAGAAGGCACTTTCTGAACTTTTTGGTTATGGCTGCTGGCCATGTTGGCTGGAAGGTTCTGGGAATTATAATCAAGACCTATTTTATAATTGCACATTTAGATCAATTTTGCATTACAGCTGGCAGTTCGAAGCCATGGGTGGGGGTAAGCTCCTACTGTTAGcactagctcctgccaacctagcagtttgaaaacatgcaaatgtaaataggtCAATAGGTACAGCCTTGGCggaaaggtaataaaggtgcccatgtgGCCATGTCGGCAACACAACCAGGAAGTTTTATGGACAAcaagctcctcagcttggaaatgggaaaaaggCACCTccacatggctggagttgagcaccacctccagaagccagagatgaaaggggaagcctttacctttgttctgtgtatttgtgtgtcattgttatttcattgtattaaAGACACTGAATATATATTTgcatgttgtaatctgctctgagtcccattggggagatagagcagaatataaataaataataataataaataataataataataataattattattattattatacagcttTCTGTTTAAATCCATGGAAAAGGGTATTCGACATATAAGAAATGTTATGAACTAAAATAGGTATTAGCACataatatacatatgtatatttgGGAACTGTGAATGGAAGTTATTATAGTATATCTCTTTCTCTGAAAATGTCATGTAGGCTTCTGTTGAAAGATCATAGTGTCAGCAATGCTTTTAATGGCCAGGTAGTAATGATTTGTGCTTTCCATATCAGTGGGGTAATGAGTCTCTTCTTTAAATATCCCCTCAAACTGAAAAAAATTATTCCCAAATTTTGGTGTCTCCTCAAAATGGATACATCCATAACATCTCATAATTCTGCAAAtatcttttggaatatttttacaaattacaagaaaaatcTGAAACTAGGTTTGCAACTCTATGCTTTGACAATGCAAGCACTGCTGAGGAGGGATGACATTTGAGTCCCTTacataaaattaatatttaaGATGAATTCTGATTAAATTATCATTGTAACATGTATTCttcaaaagaaatatatttaattaatCTTCAAATAATCACCATAGCTATTATTACTTGTGAAAgggtctataccaggcatgggcaaacttgggccctccaggtgttttggacttcaactcccacaattcctaacaacctcaggccctttcctcttccccctcagccgcttaagaggctgttagaaattgtgggagttggaacacttggagggcccaaggttgcccatacctggtccATACATATTTGGGGCTTTCTGtatattcagcactttggacagctcctttaaagttcataaTGAAATTTACTATCCACCAACACCTACAAGCAAGTTAAAGTGACAAATACACAAGAATGACTTAACTGTTTACTCCCTATCTATTATAGAGTAAACTGGATGTGAACGATACAAAGTAGCAGGAAtgatatatattatgtatttcaGACTAATATTTAGCCCAATATACTACATATGCAAAGatgaaaaatgtatttgtttccaCACATGGTCTCTGGGCTTTCAAAACTTGGTGGGTCAGGGAATAAAACCTCTTTCTGCATATGGCTGCAATCCTGCACCCAGCTACATGTGATTAAGCACTAATGAtctacttctgagtaaacacacATAGGACTGTACTCAGACATTTGGAATACATTTCACTGGGTTCAATTATACAAATGTGCCATTGATATGTATACACATCTGTGTATTGTGTTCTTAACTCATGCTACAGTCTAAATACTGAAAAAGCGTCCCCAGTGTTGACACAAAATCTGACCAGGTGAATGTTGGAATTcagccccacactgcccaagtctccagtcctcaaagAGAAGTTAGTTAGTTTATAATAAGCTGAGGGAATCCCTTCActcatgtctcctgtatgacagttgggaatgtatctgtttcttttctcccctctgCTTCTGTtcacattctgattggttgtgtagaacggatatttttctactgcaagcctttacttcTGACTAGTTGTGTAGAATTGATACTTTTCCACTGCAAGCCTTTACTTCTGACTGGTTGTGTAGaacggatacttttctactgcaagtctTTACTTCTGACTGGTTGTGTAGAAcagatacttttctactgcaaaccTTTACTTCTAACTGGTTGTGTAGAAcagatacttttctactgcaagcctttacttctgactggttgtgtagaatggatacttttctactgcaagtctTTACTTCTGACTTCTGTTTCTTTCATCTTAGTATGTATGTGCGGTGTGTTTTgagatctctctgtgtgtgtcaggagagatgtagcaattggtgtttttccctctctcttgaaaccttaaAAGAAATAAGTGTTAGAGTAGCTCTGACCCAGTTATTTACCATTAAGAAATGTAGTTAGTTATTTTTTAATGTAAATACACCTTTTGGAATTATAAAGACagaactctgcatctttgcctgcctcagctctaaattctttacagccacatcacacggcacttcacgctctgcttgctgtgagctgattGCTCAACTATAGGtattctgtttgtattttggatgctctgcttatttttgggtagttttccctaacagtgAAAACATGTTGTTCTGATAGACCTGGAGTTCAAAAAGCCCTATTATAGCATTAATAGTCCAGGCCACTTATTGAAATCTTGGCCCCTGGCAGTTTACCTTGCACGAAGAAGAGTgcagaactggttttaaattgattttaatgtatatgttgtgttaacagtttatgcctatgtttttgttttatattgtatgtttttgtattattttgcatatgtgaaaACCGCTCAgactccttggggagatagggaagtatataaagttttattattatttattattattatttgtataaagCAGGGACATTAAATTAAGAAATAAGTAGAAGACCATAATACCCTTTCAGTATTCCATTGAGTCTGGCACTAAGTGAATAGCAATCTAGCACATACAATTTCTACATAAAAGCAGCTGATAAGATAAAATGTTAATATCAGTCACACCTCCATGCAATCTGTGTCAAACATATCCCACCAGAGCTGATATCAACTGGAGAAAAGTAATTACCTCTTTCAAATAAGAAGTTCTAAACTTTGACAGAAACGAGTCAATTTATTCTATATATTCTGCTCtaccatttatttatattttttgtcgtctcaggaacaacttgagaaactgcaagtcgcttctggtgtgcgaaaattagccgtctgcaaggacattgcccaggggatgcccagatgttttgatgttttaccacccttgggggaggcttctctcatgtccctgcctggagagctggagctgatagagggagctcatctgcgttctccctggattcaaacctccgacctgttggtcttcagcatGAACAATAATcctatgttgttgaaggctttcatggccggaatcactgggctgagGTGAGTTTTCctgactgtatggtcatgttccagaagcattctctcctgacgttttgcctacatctatggcaggcatcctcagaagttgggaggtttgttggaaacctttgaagatgcaaggctattcaatactaatcaagctggccaattgcaacattcacacttgcctcaaacagacaagagttctttcttccaccatggacattccacagatatacaacagaatctcacttatccaacctttgctcatccaatgttctgtattatccaaaacgttctgtattatccaatgtagtCTGCCTTCACAGTCTGCCTCCACTGCAatgttttggttctaaattcGTAACTacggtaattactacataacattaccatgtactgaactgctttttctgttgatttgttgtaaaacatgatgttttggtgcttaatttgtaaaatcataatgtaattggatgtttaataggcttttccttaagccctccttattatccaacatttgcacttatccaatgttctgttggTCCATttctgttggataagcaagacactactgtataaatctcacttgagtagtttccaacaaacttcaaaacctctgaggatgcctgccatagatgtgagcaaaacgtcagaagagaaagcttctagaacatggccatacagcccggaaaattcacagcaacccaacaatccTTTTTCTAGTTTTTGGAAAAGACAACGTACCTCACTAGAAAAGGGTTGTATGGCCAGGGAtgttggggtcctc is a window encoding:
- the FGF19 gene encoding fibroblast growth factor 19: MWRRALPLLGALLGLAPLASRALPLTDAGPHVSYGWGEPVRLRHLYTAGRQGLFSQFLRIHADGRVDGAGSQNRQSLLEIRAVSLRAVALKGVHSSRYLCMEEDGRLRGMLRYSAEDCSFEEEMRPDGYNIYKSKKYGVLVSLSNARQRQQFKGKDFLPLSHFLPMINTVPVESADFGEYGDTRQHYESDIFSSRLETDSMDPFGLTSEVASVQSPSFGK